The following coding sequences lie in one Notolabrus celidotus isolate fNotCel1 chromosome 6, fNotCel1.pri, whole genome shotgun sequence genomic window:
- the LOC117814635 gene encoding hyaluronidase PH-20-like isoform X1 — MVKDHFPVSEMGPAKLLDDRQRVFIILITTLALLRSSRALPRTDPPLSPDKPFLFMWNAPTELCEIRFGMPLDLSYFHYVSSTLKTATDQSISIFYTDRFGIFPYVDEDTGEVYEEGLPQLVDLEEHNEEAEDDIRFYIPQDGTGLAVLDFEEWRPQWVRNWGSKDIYRQISIETVQKKNPSLSEEQVEQRAKMVFEIKARQYFLKSLRIGKRLRPKRLWGYYLYPDCYNYDYNQDMLGFTGECPALEQTRNDQLKWLWNESTALFPSIYLELVLRDSLQARLFVRHRIQEAMRVSSLSDSSYSTPVYAYIRPVYKDSVDDYMSEFDLVNTIGEAAALGAAGVVSWGDMNVTDTEDSCFDARSHLEHIMNPYILNVSTATLLCSRALCQSRGRCVRKRWDDDVYLHLDPRRFRIQRQRRGGPLTVSGGLSQDDINTFDRSFDCMCYSREPCRSVLTINLLPGAVSKPGNRGADRPRPLLLLVLLICLKFVIMGI; from the exons ATGGTTAAAG aTCACTTCCCTGTTTCAGAAATGGGCCCAGCCAAACTGCTCGATGACAGACAGCGTgtcttcatcatcctcatcaccaCGTTGGCCCTGCTGCGCTCTAGCCGGGCCTTACCGAGGACAGACCCTCCTTTGAGTCCAGACAAGCCCTTCCTCTTCATGTGGAACGCCCCGACTGAGCTGTGTGAAATCCGCTTCGGCATGCCGCTCGACCTTTCCTACTTCCACTACGTCAGCAGCACTCTGAAGACCGCAACAGACCAGAGCATCTCCATATTCTACACGGACCGCTTCGGCATCTTCCCGTATGTGGACGAAGACACCGGTGAGGTGTACGAGGAAGGCCTGCCTCAGCTGGTCGACCTGGAGGAGCACAACGAAGAGGCCGAGGACGACATCAGGTTCTACATCCCTCAGGATGGGACGGGCCTGGCTGTGCTGGATTTCGAGGAGTGGAGGCCACAGTGGGTCAGGAACTGGGGCAGCAAAGACATCTACAGACAGATCTCCATCGAAACAGTCCAGAAGAAGAACCCGTCTCTGTCCGAGGAACAGGTCGAGCAACGTGCAAAGATGGTGTTCGAGATCAAAGCTCGGCAGTATTTTCTCAAATCGCTCCGTATCGGGAAGAGGCTGAGGCCCAAAAGACTCTGGGGTTACTACCTGTACCCCGACTGCTACAACTACGACTATAATCAGGACATGCTCGGCTTCACCGGAGAGTGTCCCGCCCTCGAACAGACCAGGAATGATCAGCTGAAGTGGCTGTGGAACGAGTCCACAGCTCTGTTTCCATCGATTTACCTGGAGCTGGTGCTGAGAGACTCCCTGCAGGCCCGGCTGTTCGTCCGCCACCGCATCCAGGAGGCCATGAGGGTGTCATCACTCTCAGATAGCTCCTACTCCACCCCCGTGTACGCCTACATCCGCCCTGTGTACAAAGACAGCGTCGATGACTACATGTCAGAG TTTGATCTGGTGAACACCATCGGGGAAGCTGCAGCTCTTGGTGCCGCAGGAGTCGTTTCCTGGGGGGACATGAACGTCACAGACACAGAG GACTCCTGCTTCGATGCTCGAAGCCACCTGGAGCACATCATGAACCCGTACATCCTGAACGTCTCCACGGCCACACTGCTCTGCAGCAGAGCGCTGTGTCAGAGCCGAGGTCGCTGCGTGAGGAAGCGCTGGGACGATGACGTCTACCTTCACCTTGACCCGCGTCGCTTCAGGATCCAGCGGCAGCGTCGAGGCGGCCCGCTGACCGTGAGCGGCGGCCTCTCGCAGGACGACATCAACACGTTCGACCGCAGCTTTGACTGCATGTGTTACAGCCGGGAGCCGTGCAGGTCGGTCCTGACCATCAACCTGCTCCCTGGGGCCGTCTCCAAGCCGGGGAATCGAGGTGCTGACAGGCCACGCcccctcctgctgctggtttTACTGATCTGTCTGAAGTTTGTCATCATGGGAATATAA
- the LOC117814635 gene encoding hyaluronidase PH-20-like isoform X2 has protein sequence MGPAKLLDDRQRVFIILITTLALLRSSRALPRTDPPLSPDKPFLFMWNAPTELCEIRFGMPLDLSYFHYVSSTLKTATDQSISIFYTDRFGIFPYVDEDTGEVYEEGLPQLVDLEEHNEEAEDDIRFYIPQDGTGLAVLDFEEWRPQWVRNWGSKDIYRQISIETVQKKNPSLSEEQVEQRAKMVFEIKARQYFLKSLRIGKRLRPKRLWGYYLYPDCYNYDYNQDMLGFTGECPALEQTRNDQLKWLWNESTALFPSIYLELVLRDSLQARLFVRHRIQEAMRVSSLSDSSYSTPVYAYIRPVYKDSVDDYMSEFDLVNTIGEAAALGAAGVVSWGDMNVTDTEDSCFDARSHLEHIMNPYILNVSTATLLCSRALCQSRGRCVRKRWDDDVYLHLDPRRFRIQRQRRGGPLTVSGGLSQDDINTFDRSFDCMCYSREPCRSVLTINLLPGAVSKPGNRGADRPRPLLLLVLLICLKFVIMGI, from the exons ATGGGCCCAGCCAAACTGCTCGATGACAGACAGCGTgtcttcatcatcctcatcaccaCGTTGGCCCTGCTGCGCTCTAGCCGGGCCTTACCGAGGACAGACCCTCCTTTGAGTCCAGACAAGCCCTTCCTCTTCATGTGGAACGCCCCGACTGAGCTGTGTGAAATCCGCTTCGGCATGCCGCTCGACCTTTCCTACTTCCACTACGTCAGCAGCACTCTGAAGACCGCAACAGACCAGAGCATCTCCATATTCTACACGGACCGCTTCGGCATCTTCCCGTATGTGGACGAAGACACCGGTGAGGTGTACGAGGAAGGCCTGCCTCAGCTGGTCGACCTGGAGGAGCACAACGAAGAGGCCGAGGACGACATCAGGTTCTACATCCCTCAGGATGGGACGGGCCTGGCTGTGCTGGATTTCGAGGAGTGGAGGCCACAGTGGGTCAGGAACTGGGGCAGCAAAGACATCTACAGACAGATCTCCATCGAAACAGTCCAGAAGAAGAACCCGTCTCTGTCCGAGGAACAGGTCGAGCAACGTGCAAAGATGGTGTTCGAGATCAAAGCTCGGCAGTATTTTCTCAAATCGCTCCGTATCGGGAAGAGGCTGAGGCCCAAAAGACTCTGGGGTTACTACCTGTACCCCGACTGCTACAACTACGACTATAATCAGGACATGCTCGGCTTCACCGGAGAGTGTCCCGCCCTCGAACAGACCAGGAATGATCAGCTGAAGTGGCTGTGGAACGAGTCCACAGCTCTGTTTCCATCGATTTACCTGGAGCTGGTGCTGAGAGACTCCCTGCAGGCCCGGCTGTTCGTCCGCCACCGCATCCAGGAGGCCATGAGGGTGTCATCACTCTCAGATAGCTCCTACTCCACCCCCGTGTACGCCTACATCCGCCCTGTGTACAAAGACAGCGTCGATGACTACATGTCAGAG TTTGATCTGGTGAACACCATCGGGGAAGCTGCAGCTCTTGGTGCCGCAGGAGTCGTTTCCTGGGGGGACATGAACGTCACAGACACAGAG GACTCCTGCTTCGATGCTCGAAGCCACCTGGAGCACATCATGAACCCGTACATCCTGAACGTCTCCACGGCCACACTGCTCTGCAGCAGAGCGCTGTGTCAGAGCCGAGGTCGCTGCGTGAGGAAGCGCTGGGACGATGACGTCTACCTTCACCTTGACCCGCGTCGCTTCAGGATCCAGCGGCAGCGTCGAGGCGGCCCGCTGACCGTGAGCGGCGGCCTCTCGCAGGACGACATCAACACGTTCGACCGCAGCTTTGACTGCATGTGTTACAGCCGGGAGCCGTGCAGGTCGGTCCTGACCATCAACCTGCTCCCTGGGGCCGTCTCCAAGCCGGGGAATCGAGGTGCTGACAGGCCACGCcccctcctgctgctggtttTACTGATCTGTCTGAAGTTTGTCATCATGGGAATATAA